From a single Candidatus Brevundimonas phytovorans genomic region:
- a CDS encoding DUF2794 domain-containing protein: MSLDPNSSDVSQPGPVFFDRQELGLVLRVYGRMVAAGEWRDYAMIGHKEVAEFAVFRRSGDAPLYRIEKRPALRLKQGQWAVIGEGGHVLKRGRDLAQVLRVFDSRKFTVVE; this comes from the coding sequence ATGAGCCTTGATCCGAACAGTTCAGACGTCTCTCAACCCGGTCCGGTCTTCTTTGATCGACAGGAACTGGGGCTGGTGCTGCGGGTCTATGGCCGCATGGTCGCGGCTGGCGAATGGCGCGACTACGCCATGATCGGCCACAAGGAGGTGGCGGAATTCGCCGTCTTCCGCCGTTCGGGCGACGCGCCGCTCTACCGGATCGAGAAACGCCCGGCCCTGCGCCTGAAACAGGGCCAGTGGGCCGTGATCGGCGAGGGCGGCCATGTGCTGAAGCGCGGGCGAGACCTGGCCCAGGTGCTGCGGGTGTTCGACAGCAGGAAGTTCACCGTGGTGGAATAG